A single window of Streptomyces sp. NBC_00464 DNA harbors:
- a CDS encoding acyl-CoA dehydrogenase family protein, with product MRLTQEQEELRTAVRDLLTQHQDEAAWAPLTAQIGAGGLTVPEEYGGAGGGARDVHVLMEELGRTLSPLPCLGSTVLTTGALLASGDKEACERLLPGLAEGTSVGTLAWAEQGSWDHEVIRAEAVRPSGGAWRITGTKEHVLDWPGVDVLIVAARTTHGVALFEVAPGAPGARREPVVTMDGTRAQARWVLDDARGRLLGVDGDGGRYLDHVRDLACTALAAEQVGAAEHCLELTVAYAKSRVQFGRPIGSFQAVKHRLADAYVLVESARSAALGAAFAADEDPGALPRAAAVAKSVCSEAFSAVAGEMIQLHGGIGITWEHDAHRYFKRAHGTGELFGPPARHRARLATGLGLTTH from the coding sequence ATGAGACTCACACAGGAGCAGGAAGAGCTGCGCACGGCCGTGCGCGACCTGTTGACGCAGCATCAGGACGAAGCGGCCTGGGCACCGTTGACCGCACAGATCGGCGCGGGCGGTCTGACCGTGCCGGAAGAGTACGGCGGGGCCGGCGGCGGCGCCCGTGATGTCCATGTACTGATGGAGGAGCTGGGCCGGACCCTCAGCCCGCTGCCGTGCCTGGGCTCCACGGTGCTCACGACGGGCGCCCTGCTCGCCTCAGGTGACAAGGAGGCGTGCGAGCGGCTGCTGCCGGGGCTCGCCGAGGGCACCTCGGTGGGCACCCTGGCCTGGGCCGAGCAGGGTTCCTGGGATCACGAGGTGATACGCGCCGAAGCGGTCCGGCCGTCCGGGGGCGCCTGGCGGATCACCGGAACCAAGGAACACGTGCTGGACTGGCCCGGCGTGGACGTCCTGATCGTCGCCGCCCGTACCACCCACGGGGTAGCGCTCTTCGAGGTGGCTCCCGGCGCCCCCGGGGCCCGGCGGGAACCCGTCGTGACCATGGACGGGACCCGGGCCCAGGCCCGATGGGTGCTGGACGATGCCCGGGGACGCCTGCTGGGCGTCGACGGTGACGGCGGGCGGTATCTGGACCACGTGCGGGATCTGGCCTGCACGGCACTGGCCGCGGAGCAGGTGGGCGCGGCCGAGCACTGCCTGGAGCTCACCGTCGCATACGCCAAAAGCCGGGTGCAGTTCGGCCGGCCCATCGGATCGTTCCAGGCGGTCAAGCACCGGCTGGCGGACGCCTATGTGCTCGTGGAGTCGGCGCGTTCGGCGGCGCTGGGCGCCGCGTTCGCCGCCGACGAGGACCCGGGCGCGCTGCCGCGGGCCGCCGCCGTCGCCAAGTCCGTCTGCTCCGAGGCGTTCTCGGCGGTGGCCGGCGAGATGATCCAGCTGCACGGCGGGATCGGGATCACCTGGGAGCACGACGCGCACCGCTACTTCAAACGGGCGCACGGGACGGGCGAGCTGTTCGGGCCGCCCGCCCGCCATCGGGCACGGCTCGCCACCGGGCTGGGCCTGACCACCCACTGA
- a CDS encoding SDR family NAD(P)-dependent oxidoreductase, translating into MIDKNLYGPWAVVAGGSEGVGASFADQLADAGINLVLIARKPGPLNETADKVRAKGVEVRTLELDLLDPGALAAVRAVTDGLEVGLLIFNAGANSYGHEFVTGDLTRVQGVLDLNITAQLALTHHFGALMKERGRGGIMLVGSLSGYLGQAQISIYSAAKAFSRVFAEGLWLELRPHGVHVLELVLGVTRTPAMERAGLRMDLPGLRVAEPDDVAREGLEHLADGPVLVAGGNAAAAQKRSGFPRADLALAAHEASKKMLPPSS; encoded by the coding sequence ATGATCGACAAGAATCTGTACGGGCCCTGGGCGGTCGTCGCCGGCGGCTCCGAAGGGGTCGGCGCCTCGTTCGCCGACCAGCTCGCCGACGCCGGGATCAACCTGGTGCTCATCGCCCGCAAGCCGGGCCCCCTGAACGAGACCGCCGACAAGGTGCGCGCCAAGGGCGTCGAGGTCCGCACACTCGAACTGGACCTGCTCGACCCCGGGGCCCTGGCCGCGGTCCGCGCGGTCACCGACGGTCTGGAGGTCGGTCTGCTGATCTTCAACGCGGGAGCCAACAGCTACGGCCACGAGTTCGTCACCGGCGACCTGACCCGCGTCCAGGGCGTCCTCGACCTCAACATCACCGCGCAGCTTGCCCTCACCCACCACTTCGGCGCGCTGATGAAGGAGCGCGGCCGGGGCGGCATCATGCTGGTCGGCTCGCTCTCCGGATACCTCGGCCAGGCGCAGATCAGCATCTACTCGGCGGCCAAGGCCTTCAGCCGGGTCTTCGCCGAGGGGCTGTGGCTGGAACTGCGGCCGCACGGTGTGCACGTCCTGGAGCTCGTCCTCGGAGTGACCCGGACCCCCGCCATGGAGCGCGCCGGGCTGCGCATGGACCTGCCCGGTCTGCGGGTCGCGGAACCGGACGACGTCGCCCGGGAAGGGCTGGAACACCTCGCCGACGGCCCTGTTCTGGTCGCCGGCGGCAATGCGGCGGCCGCGCAGAAGCGCAGCGGATTCCCCCGGGCGGATCTCGCTCTCGCCGCACACGAAGCATCCAAGAAGATGCTGCCACCGTCGTCTTGA
- a CDS encoding FAD-dependent oxidoreductase, with protein sequence MQDGRQDWDATHDVIVVGSGAGAMTGALVAAGDGLDTVVLERTALLGGTSAYSGAACWLPGTQVQERAGLGDSTEAADTYLRALTGDSEAARREAFLRHAPELVARLERDPAIDFEWRAFPDYVAAPGRMDAGRSFVPLDLDPELLGELLTLVRPTIDRDRAGQGHPAGAPLTAGRALIGRLLLAATRTGNALVRTGHHVTALVTEDGRVTGVEARTPHGTVRIRARRGVLLAAGGFEGDDALRTEHNVPGGAAWSMAPRGTNTGELLGAAVAAGAATGLMGEAWWCPGTELPDGSAAFTLGLRGGLMVDGSGRRFANESLPYDRMGRAIAANGGSDAPVHLIFDSREGGALPAITVPPADPADHLAAGTWVRAESLPELARLIGVPADTLADTVGRFNGFAAAGTDEDHHRGEDPYDLFFADRKNAPGPNPCLVPLDRPPYYAARVVLADLGTKGGLRTDMDARVLDTDGSPLTGLYAAGNTSASFTGGVYPGPGVPIGTAMVFASLAVRHMAGQPAEAV encoded by the coding sequence ATGCAGGACGGCCGGCAGGACTGGGACGCCACCCACGACGTGATCGTCGTCGGATCCGGGGCGGGAGCGATGACCGGGGCCCTGGTGGCCGCGGGCGACGGCCTCGACACCGTCGTGCTGGAACGGACGGCGTTGCTCGGCGGCACCTCCGCGTACTCCGGAGCCGCCTGCTGGCTGCCCGGGACCCAGGTGCAGGAACGCGCCGGGCTCGGCGACTCCACCGAAGCGGCCGACACCTATCTGCGAGCCCTCACGGGCGATTCCGAAGCGGCGCGCAGGGAGGCGTTCCTGCGCCACGCTCCCGAACTGGTGGCCCGGCTGGAGCGCGACCCGGCGATCGATTTCGAGTGGCGTGCCTTCCCCGACTACGTCGCCGCCCCCGGCCGGATGGACGCCGGCCGCTCCTTCGTACCCCTGGACCTGGACCCGGAGCTGCTCGGCGAGCTCCTGACCCTGGTACGTCCGACGATCGACCGGGACCGTGCGGGACAGGGCCACCCCGCCGGCGCACCGCTGACCGCGGGCCGCGCCCTGATCGGCCGCCTCCTGCTCGCGGCCACCCGCACCGGCAACGCGCTCGTCCGCACCGGGCACCACGTCACCGCTCTCGTCACCGAGGACGGCCGGGTCACCGGCGTCGAGGCACGCACACCGCACGGCACGGTCCGGATACGGGCACGCCGCGGCGTGCTTCTGGCCGCCGGCGGCTTCGAGGGCGACGACGCCCTGCGTACCGAGCACAACGTGCCCGGCGGGGCCGCCTGGAGCATGGCGCCCCGCGGCACCAACACCGGAGAGCTGCTCGGCGCAGCCGTCGCGGCCGGTGCCGCCACCGGCCTCATGGGCGAGGCATGGTGGTGCCCGGGGACCGAGCTCCCGGACGGTTCGGCCGCGTTCACCCTCGGTCTGCGCGGCGGCCTGATGGTGGACGGCTCGGGGCGGCGGTTCGCCAACGAGTCGCTGCCGTACGACCGCATGGGCCGCGCCATCGCCGCCAACGGGGGATCGGACGCGCCCGTGCACCTGATCTTCGACTCCCGCGAGGGCGGCGCCCTGCCCGCCATCACGGTGCCTCCCGCCGACCCGGCGGACCACCTGGCGGCCGGCACCTGGGTGCGGGCGGAATCGCTGCCGGAGCTGGCCCGGCTCATCGGGGTGCCGGCCGACACCCTGGCGGACACCGTCGGCCGGTTCAACGGCTTCGCGGCCGCGGGCACCGACGAGGACCACCACCGCGGCGAGGACCCGTACGACCTGTTCTTCGCCGACCGGAAGAACGCCCCCGGCCCCAACCCGTGCCTGGTCCCGCTCGACCGGCCGCCGTACTACGCGGCCCGGGTGGTCCTCGCCGACCTCGGCACCAAGGGCGGTCTGCGCACGGACATGGACGCCCGCGTCCTGGACACCGACGGCAGCCCGCTGACCGGCCTGTACGCCGCCGGGAACACCAGCGCCTCGTTCACCGGCGGCGTATATCCCGGCCCAGGCGTCCCGATCGGCACCGCCATGGTCTTCGCCTCCCTCGCCGTCCGGCACATGGCCGGGCAGCCCGCCGAAGCCGTCTGA
- the hsaA gene encoding 3-hydroxy-9,10-secoandrosta-1,3,5(10)-triene-9,17-dione monooxygenase oxygenase subunit, translating into MGNEVLESVRALLPAIEKRAVTTDEARRIPDATIRELSGAGVFRMLQPTRFGGLESDPVDFYQVVREISAVCCSTGWVASVLGVHPWQLGLFPEQAQHDVWGEDPDTRISSSYAPVGRLTPVDGGYELAGRWSFSSGCEHASWALLGALVVGAQGRPVDFLTVLVPRSDYRIEDMWDVVGLRGTASNDVVVETAFVPAHRVLRNYEQAQLKVPGQQVNPGPLYRLPFGAIFTSAVTAPVLGAVSGGYGSYVARMKERVRLSLGGGNFAEDPFAQVAIARAASDIDATVLQMDRNMSELLELAAAGQEIPMELRLRTRRDQVRGTERAVAAIDLLFKTAGGNALRRGNPVERAWRDAHAGSVHVANDVERALAMYGRGAFGLTVEDNLV; encoded by the coding sequence ATGGGCAACGAGGTTCTGGAATCGGTACGCGCCCTGCTGCCGGCCATCGAGAAGCGGGCCGTCACCACGGACGAGGCACGGCGCATCCCGGACGCCACGATCCGTGAACTGTCCGGGGCCGGGGTGTTCCGGATGCTCCAGCCGACCCGGTTCGGCGGCCTGGAGAGTGATCCGGTCGACTTCTACCAGGTGGTCCGGGAGATCTCCGCCGTGTGCTGCTCCACGGGCTGGGTGGCATCCGTCCTGGGCGTCCACCCGTGGCAGCTCGGCCTGTTCCCCGAGCAGGCGCAGCACGACGTGTGGGGCGAGGACCCGGACACCCGCATCTCCTCGTCGTACGCACCCGTGGGCCGGCTCACCCCCGTCGACGGCGGCTACGAACTGGCCGGCCGGTGGAGCTTCTCCTCCGGCTGCGAGCACGCCTCCTGGGCGCTGCTGGGCGCCCTCGTCGTCGGGGCGCAGGGGCGGCCCGTGGACTTCCTCACCGTGCTGGTGCCCCGCTCCGACTACCGCATCGAAGACATGTGGGACGTGGTCGGGCTCCGCGGCACCGCCAGCAACGACGTCGTCGTCGAGACGGCGTTCGTCCCCGCGCACCGGGTGCTCCGCAACTACGAACAGGCGCAGTTGAAGGTGCCGGGTCAGCAGGTCAACCCGGGACCGCTGTACCGGCTGCCGTTCGGCGCGATCTTCACCAGCGCCGTCACCGCACCGGTGCTCGGCGCCGTTTCCGGCGGATACGGCTCGTACGTGGCGCGGATGAAGGAGCGGGTGCGGCTCAGCCTGGGCGGCGGGAACTTCGCCGAAGACCCGTTCGCCCAGGTCGCCATCGCGCGCGCCGCGTCCGACATCGACGCGACCGTGCTCCAGATGGACCGGAACATGAGCGAGCTGCTCGAACTTGCCGCCGCCGGCCAGGAGATACCGATGGAGCTGAGGCTGCGCACCCGGCGCGACCAGGTCCGGGGCACGGAACGTGCCGTCGCCGCGATCGACCTCCTCTTCAAGACCGCCGGCGGCAACGCGCTGCGGCGCGGCAACCCCGTCGAACGCGCCTGGCGCGACGCCCACGCGGGCAGCGTCCATGTCGCCAACGACGTGGAACGCGCCCTCGCGATGTACGGGCGCGGAGCGTTCGGCCTGACGGTCGAGGACAACCTGGTCTGA
- a CDS encoding FadD3 family acyl-CoA ligase, giving the protein MSETEHPLTLPGALALAASRHPDREAVVDGEVRLTWSRLHAAVRAAVKSLLALGIRPGDRIAVWAPNSHRWIVAALAATSAGAVLVPVNTRYKGAEARLLLQRSSARLLFVENGFLGKDYVSMLTTGDEGAAEPRPAALEEVVTLDATTPPGTLPWEEFLGRGAHVPDAEATARTAAVHPDDPSDLLFTSGTTGRPKGALTTHRQNLATYWAWSGRTGVTGDDRYLVINPMFHCFGYKAGVLACLLRGATMVLQPVFDVDRALRAVEAERITVLPGPPTIYTELLDAPGRDRFDLSSLRLAVTGAAVVPVALVRRMRAELFPEVLTAYGLTETCGTVTVCSADDDAETVALTAGRPIDGTEVLVADGDRCPLPAGQDGRILVRGYHVMHGYLDDPEATAAAVDADGWLDTGDIGHLDPRGNLVITGRSKEMFVVGGFNVYPAEVEQVLTGHDAVAEAAVVGIPDARLGEVGRAYVTVRPGTGTEPDELVGHCRERLANFKVPREVVILGALPRNATGKVDKTVLRTV; this is encoded by the coding sequence ATGAGCGAAACCGAGCACCCTCTCACCCTTCCCGGCGCCCTCGCCCTCGCCGCGAGCCGGCACCCCGACAGGGAAGCGGTCGTCGACGGTGAGGTACGGCTGACCTGGAGCCGGCTGCACGCAGCGGTACGGGCGGCAGTGAAGTCGCTCCTTGCGCTCGGCATCCGGCCGGGCGACCGGATCGCCGTCTGGGCGCCCAACAGCCACCGCTGGATCGTCGCGGCACTCGCCGCCACGTCGGCGGGTGCGGTCCTGGTCCCCGTCAACACCCGCTACAAGGGCGCCGAGGCGCGCCTGCTCCTGCAACGCAGCAGTGCACGGCTGCTGTTCGTCGAGAACGGCTTCCTCGGCAAGGACTACGTGTCCATGCTGACCACCGGGGACGAGGGCGCTGCGGAGCCCCGGCCGGCCGCGCTGGAAGAGGTGGTGACCCTCGATGCCACCACCCCGCCCGGCACCCTGCCCTGGGAGGAGTTCCTCGGACGCGGCGCACACGTCCCGGACGCCGAGGCCACGGCCCGTACCGCCGCCGTACACCCCGACGACCCCTCCGACCTGCTCTTCACCTCGGGTACGACGGGCCGCCCCAAGGGCGCCCTGACCACGCACCGGCAGAACCTCGCCACCTACTGGGCCTGGAGCGGCCGGACCGGAGTCACCGGCGACGACCGCTACCTCGTCATCAACCCGATGTTCCACTGCTTCGGCTACAAGGCCGGCGTACTCGCCTGCCTGCTGCGCGGCGCCACGATGGTGCTGCAGCCGGTGTTCGACGTGGACCGGGCCCTGCGCGCCGTCGAGGCCGAGCGGATCACCGTACTGCCCGGCCCGCCCACGATCTACACGGAACTGCTGGACGCGCCCGGCCGGGACCGCTTCGACCTGTCGTCGCTGCGGCTGGCGGTCACCGGTGCGGCCGTCGTGCCGGTCGCCCTCGTGCGGCGGATGCGCGCCGAGCTCTTCCCCGAGGTGCTCACCGCCTACGGTCTGACCGAGACCTGCGGCACGGTCACCGTGTGCTCGGCGGACGACGACGCCGAGACCGTGGCGCTGACCGCGGGCCGTCCGATCGACGGTACCGAGGTGCTCGTCGCCGACGGCGACCGGTGTCCGCTGCCGGCCGGGCAGGACGGCCGGATCCTGGTACGCGGCTACCACGTGATGCACGGCTACCTCGACGATCCCGAAGCCACCGCGGCGGCCGTCGACGCCGACGGCTGGCTGGACACCGGCGACATCGGCCATCTCGATCCCCGCGGCAATCTGGTGATCACCGGACGGTCCAAGGAGATGTTCGTGGTCGGCGGGTTCAACGTCTATCCGGCCGAGGTCGAGCAGGTGCTCACCGGCCACGACGCCGTCGCCGAGGCCGCCGTGGTCGGAATTCCGGACGCGCGCCTCGGCGAGGTCGGACGCGCGTACGTGACGGTCCGGCCGGGCACCGGGACGGAGCCGGACGAACTCGTCGGCCACTGCCGCGAGCGGCTCGCCAATTTCAAGGTCCCCCGCGAGGTCGTCATCCTCGGGGCCCTTCCCCGCAATGCCACCGGAAAGGTGGACAAGACCGTCCTGCGGACGGTCTGA
- a CDS encoding SDR family oxidoreductase, whose amino-acid sequence MDIGNPLDFTGHVVLVTGGTKGIGAAIAGAFLGAGAEVVVCGRTTPDTLPAAGGREAVFVPADVRDPAAASSLVDAAVDRFGRLDVLVNNAGGSPDADAATVSPRFVEKIVALNLLAPFYVAQAAHRIMRAQDGGGSVINIGSVSGQDPQPGTAAYTAAKAGLLALTKALALEWAPAVRVNHITTGLIRTESAASVYGPDGGAAVAGVIPMGRMAVPDDVARACLFLAGGLSEYINGADLAVHGGGEFPARYLAAKSAGGQY is encoded by the coding sequence ATGGACATCGGCAACCCGCTGGACTTCACGGGGCACGTGGTGCTGGTCACCGGCGGCACCAAGGGCATCGGCGCCGCCATTGCCGGGGCATTTCTCGGCGCAGGGGCGGAGGTGGTGGTCTGCGGCCGCACCACACCGGACACCCTGCCTGCCGCCGGGGGCCGGGAGGCGGTCTTCGTCCCGGCCGACGTACGCGATCCGGCGGCGGCGTCCTCGCTGGTGGATGCCGCGGTGGATCGCTTCGGCCGGCTCGACGTACTCGTCAACAACGCGGGCGGCTCCCCGGACGCCGACGCCGCCACCGTCTCGCCGCGTTTCGTGGAGAAGATCGTCGCGCTCAACTTGCTCGCGCCCTTCTATGTGGCCCAGGCGGCCCACCGCATCATGAGGGCCCAGGACGGTGGCGGTTCGGTCATCAACATCGGCAGCGTCTCCGGCCAGGACCCGCAGCCCGGCACCGCGGCCTACACGGCCGCCAAGGCCGGCCTGCTGGCCCTCACCAAGGCGCTGGCCCTGGAGTGGGCACCGGCGGTCCGGGTCAACCACATCACCACGGGGCTGATCCGCACCGAGAGCGCCGCGTCGGTCTACGGCCCGGACGGCGGCGCGGCGGTGGCGGGTGTCATTCCCATGGGGCGGATGGCGGTCCCCGACGATGTCGCCCGCGCCTGCCTGTTCCTCGCGGGCGGGCTGTCCGAGTACATCAACGGCGCGGACCTCGCGGTGCACGGCGGCGGGGAGTTCCCCGCCCGCTACCTGGCGGCGAAGTCGGCCGGCGGGCAGTACTGA